The Arachis ipaensis cultivar K30076 chromosome B07, Araip1.1, whole genome shotgun sequence genome includes a window with the following:
- the LOC107609762 gene encoding laccase-4, with protein MEMIWVRTMALITAACMLLPLSAEAMVRHYKFNVVMKNATRLCSTKPIVTINGKFPGPTIYAREDDTVLVKVVNHVKYNVSIHWHGVRQLRTGWADGPAYITQCPIQPGHVYVYNFTLTGQRGTLWWHAHILWLRATVHGAIVILPKIGVPYPFPRPHMEQVIVLSEWWKSDTEAVINQALKSGLAPNVSDAHTINGHSGPIQHCASQGGFKIQVEAGRTYLLRIINAALNEELFFKVAGHKLTVVEVDAVYTKPLKTDTIVIAPGQTTNVLLKANRAAGKYMVAASPFMDSPIAVDNVTATAMLHYSSSLGSTITTLASLPAKNATPIATNFVDSLRSLNSKEYPARVPLELDHSLFFTVSLGVNPCATCVNGSRVVAAINNVTFLMPRISLLNAHFFSISGVFSDDFPAKPPVVYDFTGKKQPANLRTDRGTRVYRLAYNETVQIVLQDTGMITPENHPIHLHGFNFFVVGTGKGNFNAKRDAKKFNLVDPVERNTVSVPSGGWAAIRFRADNPGVWFMHCHLEVHTTWGLKMAFVVDNGKGPNESLLPPPSDLPKC; from the exons ATGGAGATGATCTGGGTTCGAACCATGGCGCTGATCACGGCGGCTTGCATGCTTCTTCCTCTATCGGCCGAAGCCATGGTTCGCCACTACAAGTTCAAT GTGGTGATGAAGAATGCAACAAGATTGTGTTCCACAAAGCCCATAGTAACCATAAATGGGAAATTCCCAGGCCCCACAATCTATGCTAGGGAAGATGACACTGTTTTGGTTAAAGTTGTTAACCATGTCAAATACAATGTTAGCATCCACTG GCATGGGGTGAGGCAGTTGAGGACTGGTTGGGCCGATGGGCCGGCTTACATAACCCAGTGTCCGATTCAACCAGGCCATGTTTATGTTTACAATTTTACCCTCACAGGGCAGAGAGGTACCCTTTGGTGGCATGCACATATCTTATGGCTTAGGGCCACTGTCCATGGTGCCATTGTTATTCTGCCCAAGATTGGAGTTCCTTACCCTTTTCCAAGACCTCATATGGAACAAGTTATAGTATTGA GTGAATGGTGGAAATCAGATACTGAAGCTGTAATTAACCAAGCTTTGAAATCTGGATTGGCTCCAAATGTTTCAGATGCCCACACAATAAATGGCCATTCAGGACCTATTCAGCATTGTGCTTCACAAG GAGGATTCAAGATCCAAGTTGAAGCTGGAAGAACTTACTTACTAAGAATCATCAATGCTGCACTGAATGAAGAGCTGTTCTTCAAGGTTGCAGGGCACAAACTCACGGTGGTGGAGGTGGACGCCGTGTACACAAAACCATTGAAGACAGACACCATAGTGATAGCACCTGGCCAAACCACAAACGTTCTGTTAAAGGCGAATCGAGCGGCCGGCAAGTACATGGTAGCAGCATCACCATTCATGGACTCTCCAATCGCAGTGGACAACGTAACCGCCACTGCGATGTTACACTACAGCAGCTCATTAGGTTCCACCATAACCACCCTGGCTTCCCTTCCCGCCAAAAATGCCACCCCAATCGCCACGAATTTCGTCGACTCGCTGAGAAGCTTGAACTCCAAGGAATACCCTGCAAGAGTGCCATTGGAGCTTGATCACTCATTGTTCTTCACCGTTAGCCTCGGCGTCAACCCGTGCGCCACTTGCGTCAACGGAAGCAGAGTAGTTGCTGCCATAAACAATGTAACCTTTCTTATGCCAAGAATTTCTCTTCTAAACGCACATTTCTTTAGTATAAGTGGCGTCTTCAGTGACGATTTTCCGGCGAAGCCTCCGGTGGTGTATGACTTCACGGGCAAGAAACAGCCGGCGAATTTGAGGACTGATAGAGGGACGAGGGTGTACAGACTTGCTTACAACGAAACGGTTCAGATAGTGTTGCAAGATACCGGAATGATAACGCCGGAGAACCATCCTATTCATCTCCATGGATTCAATTTCTTTGTTGTTGGTACTGGAAAGGGGAATTTCAATGCCAAAAGGGATGCTAAAAAGTTTAACCTTGTTGATCCTGTGGAGAGAAACACTGTTAGTGTTCCATCTGGTGGCTGGGCCGCTATAAGGTTCAGGGCTGATAATCCAG gtGTTTGGTTTATGCACTGCCATTTGGAAGTTCATACAACATGGGGATTGAAAATGGCCTTTGTGGTTGACAATGGTAAAGGACCAAATGAATCTTTACTACCTCCTCCAAGTGACCTACCCAAGTGCTAA